The DNA sequence CTAACAAGTGGTTattagacttggaaaggatgtTTGATATATCTGGCTGCACAGAGGATCAAAAAGTGCAATATGCAGGGTATCTGTTGCAAGGGGAGGCTGGTTTTTGGTGGGAGACCAAAAGACAATTATTAGCAATGGAGTTGGGCAATCTGGCAACTCTGACTTGGGAAAGATTTAAGCAAGAATTTGATAACCGATTCTTTCCTAAATCGGTGAAAAAACAGAAGGCACGGGAGTTTGAAGATCTTGTTCAAGGAGGGATGTCTGTAGAACAATATGCAGCAAGGTTTGTGGAGCTGGGAAGGTTCGCTctacacttgatttctactgaGAAGATGAGGGCTTGGAAGTTTCAAGAAGGACTCCAACCCAAAATCCGAAGCCAAGTGGCATGCTTCatgatttcaaattttcaggAGTTGGTAGATGTTGCCTCTATTGCGGAGGCAGAGCAGAGGAATCTAGTGGCTCATGCCATCAATCAGAAAAAGAGAGCCTGTCCTTTTGGCTCTGCGGGAGAAGGTCCGGCTAGGAAAGTGGTTACGACTACTAGCGATAGAGGAAATAATATGGTCATCAGTAGACCAGCTGTTGGACAACTTCAACTTTGCTGCCGTTGTGGAAGGAATCATATAGGAGAGTGTAGGTTCAACTCTCCAGtttgttttagatgtggccaaTCAGGTCACCTAGCCAGAGAGTGTCCGAAGCTGGGACAAGGAAGTGCCACACCGCAAAAACCTAACCGTAGGCCTAGACAACAACCGCAAGCATTGGCCAGGGTGTATGTAATGATGCGTGGTGATATAGACAATGAAGCTCGAGAAGTGGAAGAAGCTGGAGTAATAACTGGTAATGTACTAACTTTACTAATTTTTAAAGGAACATAGaattttatcttaattataGATGGTATGCTAATTTACAAGCAATATTAGATTATACAATCATTATGCATGCACACTATTTGATTCGGGTGCATCACATGTTTGTGTCTGCTACTTTTGCCCGATTGTGTAATTTACAACCTAAGTTATTACAACAGAAGGTGGTTGTATTACCTTGGGATATAATCTTATATGGTACAACCTTTTGTATTACCTTTCGGCTGTGATTATTTCATATTGCTAGTTTCATGcatcttaactgtcatgaacaTAAGAGGTGTGTAACCAATGTTGCAATTCCTGATGTATCAGTTCCCATTAAATTGCAAGCGGGGATTGAGGGTGTCAcatatgttttttgtttaatatcatcatcattatttatttatttatattttttatttagaaaaactGAAGTTGAATTCATCGCTGGATGTAAATGAGAACTCTAATGGAGGATCTGGCCGCATTGCTGCACAAACATTTACATTTCGTGAATTGGCCGCCGCAACAAAGAATTTCAGGGCTGATTGTCTTTTGGGTGAAGGAGGTTTTGGCCGTGTATATAAAGGGCGATTGGAGAGTAGCAATCAGGTTTGTTGAGTTTGTCAGATTTAACTGTTACAACATACGGAGatgtattaataaatattcttgTTTTGTCATGCTTATCTTTGTTATACCTCGTATGTCTTGCTGGTTTGGTTGCCTCACAATAGGATCCTTTTCCATGGGCAATCAAACCAGACATTCGAGTATGCTCTAGAAGTCTCTGTTAATTATCTTATACATGATTCTGGTCAGTGGGATCTTGTATCCGGGGTTTGTGAGTcagcctttttttttgtttgttgactCAAACATAAATTAGTACAACCAAATAGTAGTTGTACTACTTTAAATTTCTCTGATTAGAATGGTCATGCAGAAGACCCGAGCATAAATGGACCAATTAAAAAGGTACTGACCTTCCAGTTCAAACATTTGTAATCAAACAAGCAACAAAAATAGTCATCCTCTCCCGAGGCCTTGtatgatttctttctttccttttctatcTTATAGATAATTTCATAAGCTAAGTTTAATAATCTACAAATATTTAATGCTATTAATTCCAATGCCCAGGATGAGCTATGTACtccttgttttaaaaaatattgaaaagaaaactcATGCTCATaagatgcatttttttttggtatatatTTAGATGTATTTTTAGGTGATCCCATTGGCTGAATGTAAGGGATGTAAGCCACAACTCACCTCTcaacttctttttattttggattgCTAAATTACATATGCATCTGACCAATCTCGAACCTTGTAACCTCATCATACCcctaattcttcttttttgttttgtttttgttttttggttatttttgttTGGTGTAGGTTGTAGCTATCAAGCAACTTGATCGTAATGGGCTGCAAGGGAACAGGGAATTCCTTGTTGAAGTTCTGATGCTAAGCCTACTTCACCATCCAAATCTTGTTAACTTAATTGGCTATTGTGCTGATGGAGATCAGAGACTTCTGGTTTATGAATACATGCCGTTAGGATCTTTGGAAGACCATTTGCATGGTATGTACAACACTAataatgtttcttttcttcagtgaatatttaaataattttctctaGTACTAGCAACTAGGCATCTGTTATGCCTTTTTTCCCCATGAGAATTTGGTTTTTCAGATAAGGAGACATACGAAGTAAAGGGTCCCTGTAAGAGATTTTCAAGATTAAAGGAATCACAAAGTTTAAGTGGTTTTGGGTGCTGTATTTTTCTCCACtatgtttgaaaaagttaaaaagtttttgAAGATAGATTATCAAGAACCATGTGATCATGATCTTTTCTGTCTCATGAATTATCTGAAGCAGTAAAACAGCGTATGCTTTTTATTTGTGGATCAAGTGCTTGACTCAATTAGCTTATTTTGATCTTTATGGTGGGGTCATCAACCTTATGTGTGCATCTTTCAACATTGTTGaattatccaaaaaatcaatacaaatgaCTAGATAAAGACTATTAAGTTATTGATTATTCACCTTACTTGCTTATCCTTGCTAGACCTGCCACCTGACAAGAAAAGACTTGACTGGAATACAAGAATGAAGATAGCTGCGGGTGCCGCAAAGGGTTTGGAGTATTTGCATGACAAAGCTAACCCCCCGGTGATTTATCGTGATTTGAAGTGCTCAAACATTTTGCTTGGTGAAGACTATCATCCCAAGTTATCTGATTTTGGCTTGGCCAAAGTAGGTCCTGTTGGAGATAAGACCCACGTCTCCACCAGAGTGATGGGAACATATGGATATTGTGCACCTGAATATGCAATGACTGGTCAGCTTACATTGAAATCAGATGTTTATAGCTTTGGGGTTGTTCTTCTGGAAATTATCACTGGCAGAAAAGCGATTGACAACTCAAGAGCTGCTGGGGAACACAATCTGGTTGCATGGGTAAGAGACCCTTGTCTCCTCTGCTATGATAATCtttgtttgaaaaatataaacctTCTGGTATTGGGCTTACAATATAGACctcataaaaatgttttataacTGATGTAGGTgattatattatcatataaaCTAGTCTAAATTTCCTTGTTTCTTATGCGAGGCAAACAACATAATCTTAACTTGCTATCCATGCTCTGATAATTCCACTCCTAGAAGGGCCATTATGATTAATTTTGAACTAAACCTTTGGCACATTGGCAAAAGTATTGCATATTTTTCAATAGTAATATTTTTACTGTTAAATGTATGATTAAAGATGAGTCggatagaaaaagaaagaaaatatttatttctgatCATTTGGAGTTTCATGTGATCCAGCAGAGGAATTTTCTCCAGTTCCTCTATGTTCTGTTTTCCCTGATATTGAGTGGAATTCAAAATCTTCAGATTGGGTGTTGAGAAAGGTGGATGAGATTAAGGAGTGTGTGGGTGTGTCTTGTGATGGTTTTGAGGAACAATTTAGAGCtttattgattgcaattgaGGCTGGTCAGCCTTCGTTGGCCAGATCTGTCTTAAAGAAGGAGAGGGAATTGAAAAGTTTTGCATTCTCGGTAAACTATGATGGGAAGGGAGGAAGCGTAATTAGGAATAAGGGAAAGGAAAGGGCTGTGATAGATTCAGATGAAGCCAAAGATtatttcttggaatgtaaggggtcGTAATGACCTTCGAAAGCGTCTTTGGGTGAAAAATTGGTTTAGAAAATGGAGGGTGGATGTGATTTGTCTTCAAGAAACTAAACTGAAATTTGTGAATCAAGCTATTGTTCAGAGTTTGTGGAATTGTAGTAGTGTGGGTTGGGTAGAGTTGGTGTCTAATGGGGCTTCGGGTGGGATTTTTAATAATGTGGAATAGGAGGGTGGTGGAGTTGAGGGATCATTTTGTGGGGGAATTCTTGGTGGCATGTCATTTTAAGAATATTGAGGATGGGTTTGAATGGGTGTTTGCTGGGGCGTATGGCCCTAATGTGGATAGTAGGAGTTTATTATGGGATGAAATGTCGGGTGTATGTGGTTGGTGGAATTTACCTTGGTGTTTTGGTGGGGATTTTAATCTCACTTGTTTCCCTAGTGAGAGATCGGGGGAATTATATTTTTCACATGCAATTcagatttaatttttgaattaaatctGATTGATTTACCTTTGGTGGGAGGAGATTCTACTTGGTCTAATGGTAGGTTATTTTCAAGGCTGGAAGGTTTCTGGTTTTGCCTTCTTGGGAGGCTCATTTTTCTGGTTTGAGTCAGAAATTATTGCCGAGATTGTGTTATGATCATTATCCTAtcatgttggattgtggtggaaTTGAGGGTGGgagaaagtattttaaatttgaaaacgtG is a window from the Juglans regia cultivar Chandler chromosome 7, Walnut 2.0, whole genome shotgun sequence genome containing:
- the LOC109013080 gene encoding probable serine/threonine-protein kinase PBL5 isoform X1 produces the protein MTENDLPRDVSQLIVEAIDRMTEMMRQQLELFRQLHQQQVHLEQQQQQQRAEPRGCPYEKFLVYRYPSFMGTEGPMRANKWLLDLERMFDISGCTEDQKVQYAGYLLQGEAGFWWETKRQLLAMELGNLATLTWERFKQEFDNRFFPKSVKKQKAREFEDLVQGGMSVEQYAARFVELGRFALHLISTEKMRAWKFQEGLQPKIRSQVACFMISNFQELVDVASIAEAEQRNLVAHAINQKKRACPFGSAGEGPARKVVTTTSDRGNNMVISRPAVGQLQLCCRCGRNHIGECRFNSPVCFRCGQSGHLARECPKLGQGSATPQKPNRRPRQQPQALARVYVMMRGDIDNEAREVEEAGVITEKLKLNSSLDVNENSNGGSGRIAAQTFTFRELAAATKNFRADCLLGEGGFGRVYKGRLESSNQVVAIKQLDRNGLQGNREFLVEVLMLSLLHHPNLVNLIGYCADGDQRLLVYEYMPLGSLEDHLHDLPPDKKRLDWNTRMKIAAGAAKGLEYLHDKANPPVIYRDLKCSNILLGEDYHPKLSDFGLAKVGPVGDKTHVSTRVMGTYGYCAPEYAMTGQLTLKSDVYSFGVVLLEIITGRKAIDNSRAAGEHNLVAWARPLFKERKKFAQMADPMLQGQYPVRGLYQALAVAAMCVQEQPNMRPLIADVVTALTYLASQKYDPESQPVQGSRLGSSTPRTRREQ
- the LOC109013080 gene encoding probable serine/threonine-protein kinase PBL7 isoform X2, encoding MGWFLCPRKSSKKSKKQNQKHNDPISSASEKLKLNSSLDVNENSNGGSGRIAAQTFTFRELAAATKNFRADCLLGEGGFGRVYKGRLESSNQVVAIKQLDRNGLQGNREFLVEVLMLSLLHHPNLVNLIGYCADGDQRLLVYEYMPLGSLEDHLHDLPPDKKRLDWNTRMKIAAGAAKGLEYLHDKANPPVIYRDLKCSNILLGEDYHPKLSDFGLAKVGPVGDKTHVSTRVMGTYGYCAPEYAMTGQLTLKSDVYSFGVVLLEIITGRKAIDNSRAAGEHNLVAWARPLFKERKKFAQMADPMLQGQYPVRGLYQALAVAAMCVQEQPNMRPLIADVVTALTYLASQKYDPESQPVQGSRLGSSTPRTRREQ